One segment of Paraburkholderia bonniea DNA contains the following:
- the argP gene encoding HTH-type transcriptional regulator ArgP: MELDPRQTAAVRAVIETGSFEQAAVRLNLTASAVSQRVRGLEIRLGNPLIVRTRPCRATPVGQRLLQYLRRTALLEDDFASDLAHASEALLSIAVAVNADTLSTWFFPALADVLLQENVLLDLSVEDQDHTHARLASGLAIGCITTESTPLRGCSAEHLGAMRYRLVASNGFIARWFPEGLTRDAARRAPVMLSSRKDALQARFLETHMGLPPEAYPSHYVPAAVPRYLAIQRGLAYGMVPELEFGADLAQGLLQDLAPALPTDVELYWHTWKVQSPRLEKLSAQIVARGRAALAQGPAVTGLAPA, encoded by the coding sequence GTGGAACTCGACCCCCGTCAAACCGCCGCCGTGCGAGCCGTGATCGAAACCGGCAGTTTCGAGCAAGCCGCCGTAAGGCTCAATCTCACCGCCTCGGCCGTGTCGCAGCGCGTGCGCGGGCTGGAAATCCGCTTGGGCAATCCGCTCATCGTGCGCACCCGGCCCTGTCGCGCGACGCCAGTCGGGCAGCGCCTGCTGCAATATCTACGGCGCACGGCGCTGCTCGAAGACGACTTCGCCAGCGACCTCGCCCATGCCAGCGAAGCGCTGCTGAGCATCGCCGTGGCGGTCAACGCCGACACGCTTTCCACCTGGTTTTTCCCCGCGCTGGCTGACGTGCTGCTACAGGAGAACGTGCTGCTCGACCTCAGCGTGGAGGACCAAGATCACACGCACGCACGGCTGGCGTCAGGGTTGGCGATCGGCTGCATCACCACCGAAAGCACGCCATTGCGCGGCTGTTCCGCTGAGCATCTTGGGGCGATGCGCTACCGCCTGGTGGCATCGAACGGGTTTATCGCCCGCTGGTTTCCCGAGGGTTTGACTCGTGATGCCGCACGGCGGGCACCGGTGATGCTCTCGTCGCGCAAAGACGCGCTTCAGGCGCGTTTTCTTGAAACCCACATGGGCTTGCCACCAGAGGCTTATCCGAGCCATTACGTGCCCGCCGCGGTGCCACGCTATCTGGCTATCCAGCGCGGCCTGGCGTATGGCATGGTGCCCGAGCTCGAATTTGGCGCAGACCTGGCGCAAGGCCTGCTGCAGGATCTCGCCCCGGCCTTGCCGACTGATGTCGAGCTGTACTGGCACACGTGGAAGGTGCAGTCGCCCCGGCTGGAAAAGCTCTCGGCACAAATCGTCGCGCGCGGCCGCGCGGCGCTCGCGCAGGGCCCAGCCGTGACGGGGCTCGCGCCCGCCTGA
- the dcm gene encoding DNA (cytosine-5-)-methyltransferase — protein MSPTSRPRVTPPASLAAASSAASATAATTATPLRLVDLFAGIGGIRLGFEAHGGECIFTSEWNPFSQKTYRENHGDTHPLAGDIVTLPASEVPEHDVLLGGFPCQPFSIAGVSKKNALGRPHGFECTTQGTLFFDVARILAARRPAAFLLENVKNLLAHDKGRTFDVIVQTLRDELGYEVHYRVIDGQHFTPQHRERIILVGFRGKTSFSWDDLRLPETGPKLATILHRTDGSEPVLPWDGTRFFDHAQRQVQPRYTLSEKLWNYLQQYAQKHRAAGNGFGFGMAYPESVTRTLSARYHKDGSEILLYQGEAMRPRRLTPRECARLMGFPDTFRIPVSDTQAYRQFGNSVVMPVMREVARIMLPHVQALRAQAGRTAG, from the coding sequence ATGTCTCCCACCTCCCGCCCCCGCGTCACCCCACCCGCTTCGCTTGCCGCAGCTTCGAGCGCGGCTTCGGCTACTGCGGCCACCACCGCCACGCCACTTCGCCTCGTCGATCTCTTCGCCGGAATTGGCGGCATCCGCCTGGGCTTCGAAGCGCACGGCGGTGAATGCATCTTCACCAGCGAATGGAACCCCTTTTCGCAGAAAACCTACCGCGAGAATCACGGCGACACGCATCCGTTAGCGGGCGATATCGTCACGCTCCCGGCCTCCGAGGTGCCAGAGCACGATGTCTTGCTGGGCGGCTTTCCGTGCCAGCCGTTTTCAATCGCTGGGGTCAGCAAGAAAAATGCGCTGGGGCGGCCGCATGGCTTTGAATGCACGACTCAGGGCACGCTGTTTTTCGATGTCGCGCGCATTCTCGCGGCACGGCGTCCGGCCGCCTTTCTGCTGGAAAACGTGAAGAACTTGCTGGCGCACGACAAGGGCCGCACCTTCGACGTGATCGTGCAAACCCTGCGCGACGAACTGGGCTACGAAGTGCATTACCGCGTGATCGACGGCCAGCATTTCACGCCGCAGCACCGGGAGCGGATCATCCTCGTCGGCTTTCGCGGCAAGACCTCGTTCTCGTGGGACGACCTGCGGCTACCCGAAACCGGCCCGAAGCTCGCCACGATCCTGCATCGCACCGATGGCAGCGAGCCGGTGCTGCCGTGGGACGGCACGCGCTTTTTCGACCATGCCCAGCGCCAGGTGCAACCGCGCTATACGCTCAGCGAAAAACTCTGGAACTACCTGCAGCAATACGCGCAAAAACACCGCGCAGCGGGCAATGGTTTTGGTTTTGGCATGGCCTATCCCGAGAGCGTCACGCGCACGCTTTCGGCGCGCTATCACAAGGATGGCTCAGAAATTTTGCTGTACCAGGGCGAAGCCATGCGGCCGCGCCGCCTGACACCGCGTGAATGTGCCCGGTTGATGGGCTTTCCCGATACTTTCCGGATTCCGGTCAGCGATACCCAGGCCTATCGCCAGTTCGGCAATAGCGTGGTCATGCCGGTGATGCGCGAGGTGGCTCGCATCATGCTGCCGCACGTGCAGGCGCTGCGCGCCCAGGCGGGCCGCACCGCTGGCTGA
- a CDS encoding very short patch repair endonuclease, which produces MTDVVDRATRSRMMSGIRSRDTRPEILLRSLLHRRGLRFRLDVRTLPGRPDIVLPRYHAVVFVHGCFWHGHRCPLFKWPQTRPEFWREKINRNRSHDLKAQAALVAQGWRVAVVWECALRGANRNLDDVLQQLVSWLESDVIAFEQRGPG; this is translated from the coding sequence ATGACGGACGTCGTTGATCGCGCAACCCGCAGCCGGATGATGTCGGGCATCCGCAGCCGTGATACCCGGCCTGAAATCCTGCTCCGCAGCCTGTTACACCGGCGTGGGCTGCGCTTTCGGCTAGACGTGCGCACGCTGCCCGGACGGCCCGATATCGTGCTGCCGCGCTATCACGCGGTGGTGTTCGTGCATGGCTGCTTCTGGCATGGGCATCGCTGCCCGCTATTCAAATGGCCTCAGACGCGGCCCGAATTCTGGCGCGAAAAAATCAACCGGAACCGCAGCCACGACCTGAAAGCTCAGGCCGCGCTCGTCGCCCAGGGCTGGCGCGTCGCGGTGGTGTGGGAATGCGCGTTGCGCGGTGCCAACCGCAATCTCGATGACGTGCTGCAGCAGTTGGTGAGCTGGCTGGAAAGCGATGTGATCGCATTCGAGCAGCGCGGGCCGGGGTGA
- a CDS encoding YbhB/YbcL family Raf kinase inhibitor-like protein, whose translation MTAFRLWSDAFAANGFMSKAQEFDSKAFGVDGGNCSPDLQWEAPPPGTQSFALTVYDPDAPTGSGFWHWVMVNLPADLRALPTGAGSADGSLLPPEALQLRNDYGLPGFGGAAPPRGDKPHRYIFQLHAMKVAQLPLEAQTTNAIARFMIHLNQIDSATYTGLYELK comes from the coding sequence ATGACTGCGTTCCGCCTCTGGTCTGACGCTTTCGCCGCGAACGGCTTCATGAGCAAAGCTCAGGAATTCGATAGCAAGGCTTTCGGTGTGGATGGCGGCAATTGTTCGCCTGATTTGCAATGGGAAGCGCCGCCGCCTGGCACGCAAAGTTTCGCGCTAACGGTCTACGACCCGGATGCGCCTACCGGCAGCGGCTTTTGGCATTGGGTGATGGTCAATCTGCCGGCTGATCTACGAGCTCTGCCAACTGGCGCGGGCAGTGCCGATGGCTCGCTACTGCCGCCAGAAGCATTGCAGTTGCGCAACGATTACGGCTTGCCGGGCTTTGGCGGTGCCGCACCACCGCGTGGCGACAAACCGCATCGCTACATCTTCCAGCTGCATGCGATGAAAGTCGCCCAATTGCCGCTCGAGGCCCAGACCACCAATGCCATCGCTCGCTTCATGATTCATCTGAACCAGATTGATTCGGCTACCTATACGGGGCTGTACGAGTTGAAGTAG
- a CDS encoding MFS transporter yields the protein MSALPPDSTDATGSPDAASSPRASPRVSRASPPSAPTSATEPGLAVPQRYWAILVVALGVTLAVLDGAIANVALPTIARQLQASAASSIWVVNAYQLAVTISLLPLAALGDRIGYRRVYLAGLMLFTIASLGCTLAQSLPTLALARVIQGFGAAGIVSVNTALVRMIYPSAHLGRGIALNTMVVAIASALGPSVASAMLAIASWPWLFAVNVPIGLAAIVIGLKALPANLSRNDAPYDYLSALMNAFVFGLLIFAVDGLGQGQAWPQLTAEVLGALLIGYFFVRRQLSQPAPLLPVDLLKIPLFALSIGTSVCSFAAQMLAFVSLPFWLQDTLGLSQVQTGLLITPWPLAIVVTAPLAGVLSDRISAGWLGGAGLLLLSAGLLLLATLGAHPEPMDITWRMALCGAGFGLFQAPNNRAMLAAAPRERSGGASGMLSTARLTGQTLGAALAALIFGVAPLHGPTVALYVAAGFALVAALVSTLRVTPRGSTGLVR from the coding sequence ATGTCCGCCCTGCCTCCTGATTCAACTGATGCAACCGGCTCACCCGATGCAGCCAGTTCGCCCCGCGCGTCGCCGCGGGTATCACGTGCATCGCCCCCGTCCGCGCCCACCTCAGCCACTGAACCCGGCCTCGCCGTGCCGCAACGCTACTGGGCAATTCTCGTGGTGGCGCTGGGCGTCACGCTGGCCGTACTCGATGGTGCTATCGCCAACGTTGCGTTGCCCACTATCGCGCGCCAATTGCAGGCCAGCGCCGCCAGCTCGATCTGGGTCGTCAACGCCTATCAGCTCGCAGTCACGATCTCGTTGCTGCCGCTGGCCGCGCTCGGCGACCGGATCGGCTATCGACGGGTCTACCTCGCCGGTCTCATGCTCTTCACCATCGCCTCGCTCGGCTGCACCCTGGCGCAGTCCCTGCCGACACTCGCGCTAGCGCGAGTGATACAGGGTTTCGGCGCGGCGGGCATTGTCAGCGTCAACACCGCGCTGGTGCGGATGATTTATCCCTCCGCGCATCTAGGGCGCGGCATCGCGCTCAATACAATGGTGGTAGCGATTGCCTCAGCGCTCGGGCCTTCGGTTGCTTCCGCCATGCTCGCCATTGCCTCGTGGCCGTGGCTCTTTGCCGTCAACGTGCCGATCGGCCTCGCCGCCATCGTGATCGGCCTCAAGGCGTTGCCCGCCAACCTGAGCCGCAACGACGCGCCTTACGACTACCTCAGCGCACTGATGAACGCTTTTGTCTTCGGCCTGCTGATTTTTGCCGTCGATGGTCTCGGCCAAGGGCAGGCGTGGCCGCAACTCACGGCTGAAGTGCTGGGCGCGTTGCTGATTGGTTATTTTTTCGTGCGGCGGCAACTGTCTCAGCCGGCCCCGCTACTGCCCGTCGATCTGCTGAAAATCCCGCTGTTCGCGCTCTCGATTGGCACCTCGGTGTGCTCGTTTGCGGCACAGATGCTGGCCTTCGTTTCGCTGCCGTTCTGGCTGCAAGACACCCTGGGGCTATCACAAGTGCAAACCGGCTTGCTGATTACGCCTTGGCCGCTAGCGATCGTCGTGACCGCGCCGCTAGCCGGAGTCTTGTCAGACCGGATCTCGGCGGGCTGGCTTGGTGGCGCTGGCTTGTTGCTGCTAAGCGCGGGGTTGCTGCTGCTCGCTACTCTCGGCGCGCACCCGGAGCCCATGGACATCACGTGGCGCATGGCGCTGTGTGGCGCAGGATTTGGCCTGTTTCAGGCACCCAATAACCGGGCGATGCTGGCGGCTGCGCCACGCGAGCGCAGCGGTGGCGCAAGCGGCATGCTGAGCACCGCACGCCTAACCGGGCAAACGCTGGGGGCAGCGCTGGCCGCACTGATTTTCGGCGTCGCGCCGCTGCATGGGCCCACTGTTGCGCTTTATGTAGCCGCCGGGTTTGCCCTCGTGGCCGCGCTGGTCAGCACCTTGCGGGTGACGCCACGCGGCAGCACCGGGCTGGTGCGCTAG
- the otsA gene encoding alpha,alpha-trehalose-phosphate synthase (UDP-forming), translated as MSRLIVVSNRVASTQKGNPAAGGLAIGVLDALKETGGVWFGWSGEITGEAAGQTQAPVIERQGNVTYATVGLSRRDYDQYYRGFSNATLWPTFHYRNDLSRYDRQEYAGYRRVNAMLARQLQALLEPDDIIWVHDYHLLPFAQCLRELGVKNPVGFFLHIPFPAPEVLRSVPPHEELVKTMCSYDVVGFQTEADRQAFVDYVERGHCHGSVDDAGVLHAWSRFLKVAAYPIGIYPDAIAQVAEQYTDRKPVRSLRDGMHGRKLIMSVDRLDYSKGLVERFQAFERLLLNAPDWHGRVSLVQVAPPTRSDVQTYQRIRQTLEGEAGRINGRFAQLNWTPIQYLNRKYERNLLMALFRQAHVGYVTPLRDGMNLVAKEYVAAQNPQDPGVLVLSQFAGAAGQLPGALVVNPFDLAQMAEALERALSMPLAERQARYTDMMALLRENNLSVWRDTFLADLRHVATASSATEKAVRRVDAQMLRSSLER; from the coding sequence ATGAGCCGATTAATCGTGGTATCGAACCGAGTGGCATCAACCCAGAAAGGGAATCCTGCAGCCGGGGGCCTCGCCATTGGCGTGCTGGACGCGCTGAAGGAAACCGGTGGCGTGTGGTTTGGCTGGAGCGGCGAAATTACCGGTGAAGCCGCTGGGCAGACGCAAGCGCCTGTCATCGAGCGTCAAGGCAATGTGACCTACGCCACCGTCGGCTTGAGCCGGCGCGATTACGACCAGTATTACCGGGGCTTTTCGAATGCGACGCTGTGGCCAACTTTCCATTACCGCAACGATCTGTCGCGCTATGACCGTCAGGAATACGCCGGGTATCGGCGGGTCAATGCGATGCTCGCCCGGCAGCTCCAGGCGCTGCTGGAGCCGGACGACATCATCTGGGTCCACGATTACCATTTGCTGCCGTTTGCCCAGTGCCTGCGCGAACTCGGGGTGAAAAATCCAGTGGGATTTTTTCTGCACATTCCGTTTCCGGCACCCGAGGTGCTGCGTTCCGTGCCACCGCATGAGGAACTGGTGAAAACCATGTGCAGCTATGACGTGGTGGGTTTTCAGACAGAGGCGGACCGCCAGGCGTTTGTCGATTACGTTGAGCGCGGCCATTGCCATGGCAGCGTCGATGACGCCGGTGTGCTGCATGCGTGGAGCCGGTTTTTAAAGGTCGCGGCTTATCCGATCGGGATCTATCCCGATGCGATTGCGCAAGTCGCAGAGCAATACACCGACCGCAAACCCGTGCGCAGCCTGCGCGACGGCATGCACGGCCGCAAGCTCATCATGAGCGTGGACCGGCTGGATTATTCGAAGGGGCTGGTGGAGCGGTTTCAGGCGTTCGAGCGTTTGTTGCTGAACGCGCCAGACTGGCATGGACGCGTGTCGCTGGTGCAGGTCGCGCCCCCGACGCGCTCAGACGTGCAGACCTACCAGCGGATTCGCCAAACGCTTGAAGGCGAGGCGGGCCGGATCAATGGCCGTTTTGCGCAATTGAACTGGACGCCGATCCAGTATCTGAACCGCAAATACGAACGCAACTTGCTGATGGCCTTGTTCCGCCAGGCGCATGTGGGTTATGTGACACCACTGCGCGATGGGATGAACCTCGTGGCCAAGGAGTACGTCGCGGCGCAAAACCCGCAGGACCCGGGCGTGCTGGTGCTGTCGCAGTTCGCGGGAGCCGCCGGGCAACTGCCGGGCGCGCTGGTGGTGAATCCGTTTGATCTGGCGCAGATGGCGGAAGCGCTGGAGCGTGCGTTGTCGATGCCACTGGCTGAGCGCCAGGCGCGTTACACCGACATGATGGCGTTGCTGCGCGAGAACAATCTGTCGGTGTGGCGCGATACCTTTCTGGCGGATCTGCGCCACGTCGCCACCGCTTCGTCGGCCACGGAAAAAGCGGTCAGACGGGTTGACGCGCAGATGTTGCGGTCTTCGCTGGAGCGTTAG
- a CDS encoding sigma-54-dependent transcriptional regulator: MPHVLIVDDDLATREALAAIIAEDGLTTAMAADLREARIQLTRQMPDVVFTDLKLPDGSGVELLEELDLRTGIEIIVITGHATVESAVNALKMGAADYLVKPINMQRLKAILSRVPRTGDLKAEIGTLRGELRRMGRFGLMLGHSKPMQAVYDQISRVAPTAASVMLSGESGTGKEVAAQTIHQLSLRRKHAFLAVNCGAISPNLIESEMFGHERGAFTGADRQHKGYFERADGGTLFLDEITEMPAELQVKLLRVLETGMFMRVGTTREIETDVRLIAATNCDPEQAVLEGRLRLDLYHRLNVFPIGLPPLRERGKDVELLAQAFLDELNEQHSTRKHLPETLREMLLGYAWPGNVRELKNYLQRAYIMSSVDSTEVAMVPLQISLARPAAGTAVTIAFGTSLAQADRQLILATLEQCGGVKTRAAEVLGISLKTLYNRLVEYNQEAQADESARA, translated from the coding sequence ATGCCACACGTACTGATTGTCGATGACGACCTTGCCACTCGAGAAGCGCTCGCCGCGATCATCGCGGAAGACGGCCTGACCACTGCGATGGCAGCGGACTTGCGCGAGGCGCGAATTCAACTGACGCGGCAGATGCCCGATGTGGTGTTCACCGATCTGAAGCTGCCCGATGGCAGCGGTGTCGAATTGCTGGAAGAGCTCGATCTGCGCACGGGCATCGAAATTATCGTGATTACCGGCCATGCGACGGTCGAATCCGCCGTGAATGCGCTGAAAATGGGCGCGGCCGATTATCTGGTGAAACCCATCAATATGCAGCGGCTGAAGGCGATTTTGTCGCGCGTGCCGCGCACGGGCGACCTCAAAGCCGAAATTGGCACGCTGCGCGGCGAGTTGCGGCGGATGGGGCGTTTTGGCTTGATGCTGGGTCATTCGAAGCCGATGCAGGCGGTGTATGACCAGATCAGCCGGGTCGCGCCGACGGCTGCTTCCGTGATGCTGTCCGGCGAATCAGGCACCGGCAAGGAAGTGGCGGCACAGACCATTCACCAGTTGAGCCTGCGCCGCAAGCACGCGTTTCTGGCAGTGAACTGCGGTGCGATTTCGCCAAATCTGATTGAGTCCGAAATGTTTGGCCACGAACGTGGCGCTTTCACGGGTGCGGACCGGCAGCACAAAGGTTATTTCGAGCGGGCGGATGGCGGCACGCTGTTTCTCGATGAAATCACCGAGATGCCCGCTGAGCTGCAAGTCAAGCTGTTGCGGGTGCTGGAGACCGGCATGTTCATGCGGGTCGGCACCACGCGTGAGATCGAAACCGATGTGCGCTTGATCGCCGCCACCAATTGCGACCCGGAGCAGGCGGTGCTGGAGGGCCGCTTGAGGCTGGATTTGTACCACCGGCTCAACGTGTTCCCGATTGGCCTGCCGCCGTTGCGTGAGCGGGGCAAGGATGTGGAGTTGCTGGCGCAGGCTTTTCTCGATGAACTCAACGAACAGCACAGCACGCGCAAGCATTTGCCCGAGACGTTGCGGGAGATGCTGCTGGGCTACGCTTGGCCGGGCAATGTGCGTGAGCTGAAAAATTATCTGCAACGCGCTTACATCATGTCGAGCGTGGATTCCACTGAAGTGGCCATGGTGCCGCTGCAGATTTCGCTGGCGCGTCCTGCGGCGGGCACGGCCGTGACGATTGCGTTTGGCACGTCGCTGGCACAGGCCGACCGGCAACTGATTCTCGCCACGCTGGAACAGTGCGGTGGCGTGAAAACCCGCGCTGCCGAGGTGTTGGGGATCAGCCTGAAAACCTTGTACAACCGCCTTGTCGAATACAACCAGGAAGCGCAGGCTGATGAGTCGGCGAGGGCTTGA
- a CDS encoding sigma-54 interaction domain-containing protein encodes MASIDPATLAAAANTASSKPRAVPHVDGLQAYGLLYGTSPVMLELYAQIEQVAATDATALIVGESGTGKELIARTIHLHSARRSAPFITVNCGAIPDELIEAELFGHEKGSFTGAVQGRIGYFEHASGGTLFLDEVTEMTPMRQVKLLRALETGSFYRVGGSDLVHSDVRVIAATNRDPSLAVKENGLREDLLYRLAVFPLRAPPLRERENDRELLAQYFLGELNRQENTCKTFSKRAFDTLRGWTWPGNVRELKNTVYRAFILAEKILELPHPHQTSRVKKPVTLGDAMNVWVGTPLADAQRQIILATLKYCDDDKRRAAKALGISLKTLYNRLSVYDAADKNSVIGLDDDYHGQY; translated from the coding sequence ATGGCGTCAATCGATCCGGCCACACTGGCCGCTGCCGCGAATACCGCCTCTTCGAAGCCACGCGCGGTCCCTCACGTCGATGGCTTGCAAGCCTACGGCCTGCTCTATGGCACCTCGCCCGTGATGCTCGAGTTATATGCACAGATCGAGCAGGTCGCCGCCACCGACGCCACCGCGCTGATCGTCGGCGAATCAGGCACTGGCAAGGAGCTGATCGCCCGCACGATTCACCTGCACAGCGCACGCCGCAGCGCGCCGTTCATCACGGTGAACTGCGGCGCCATTCCTGACGAACTAATCGAAGCCGAATTGTTTGGCCACGAAAAAGGCAGCTTCACCGGAGCGGTGCAAGGACGCATCGGTTATTTCGAACACGCCAGCGGCGGCACGCTGTTTCTCGACGAAGTCACCGAAATGACCCCGATGCGCCAAGTCAAACTATTACGCGCACTAGAGACCGGCAGCTTCTACCGGGTAGGCGGCAGCGATCTGGTGCATAGCGACGTCCGGGTGATCGCCGCGACCAACCGTGATCCCTCGCTGGCGGTCAAGGAAAACGGCTTGCGCGAAGATTTGCTGTACCGGCTCGCCGTGTTCCCGCTGCGGGCTCCACCGCTGCGAGAGCGGGAAAACGACCGGGAGCTGCTCGCGCAATATTTTCTGGGCGAACTCAACCGCCAGGAAAACACCTGCAAGACGTTTAGCAAACGCGCGTTCGACACCCTGCGTGGCTGGACCTGGCCTGGCAATGTGCGCGAGCTGAAAAACACGGTCTACCGCGCCTTCATCCTCGCTGAAAAAATCCTTGAGCTACCGCACCCGCATCAAACATCCCGAGTCAAAAAACCCGTCACGCTTGGTGACGCGATGAACGTCTGGGTCGGCACTCCGCTGGCCGATGCGCAACGGCAAATCATCCTCGCCACCCTCAAATACTGCGACGACGACAAGCGGCGCGCCGCCAAAGCACTCGGCATCAGCCTGAAAACGCTCTACAACCGCCTGAGCGTCTACGACGCTGCCGACAAAAACAGCGTGATCGGCCTCGACGACGACTATCACGGCCAGTACTAG
- a CDS encoding AAA-associated domain-containing protein, producing MQNPKTVTAPTGSAPPAAMSPHTGVEILRVKDVCRGFNKTQGELLVLDDVNLTLREGEIVGLLGRSGSGKSTLLRIIAGLIEPTDGEVTYMGEPIDGPAKGVAMVFQTFALFPWLTVLQNVEAGLEAQGVGARARRERALAAIDLIGLDGFENAYPRELSGGMRQRVGFARALVVDPTLLLMDEPFSALDVLTAETLRTDLLDLWTQGRMPIKSVLIVTHNIEEAVFMCDRILVLSSNPGRVIAEIKVPFKHPRNRLDPAFRRLVDDIYAKMTARQIGEATRKGLDLGSWLPHVSTNLMAGLIEMLAAAPYHGRADMPEIARSLHLEVDDLFPVAEVLQHLGFADVREGDIFLTPPARVFAEFGTQERKLMFAEHLLRHVPLAARIKKVLNERPGHRAPRVRFEQELEDFLSDSAAEETLDAVINWGRYGEIFSYNDQTEIFSLEDVET from the coding sequence ATGCAAAACCCTAAAACTGTCACCGCTCCCACTGGGTCGGCACCGCCTGCAGCGATGTCCCCGCACACTGGCGTAGAGATTCTGCGGGTTAAAGATGTGTGCCGTGGATTCAATAAAACCCAAGGCGAGCTGCTGGTGCTCGACGACGTCAACCTGACGCTGCGTGAGGGCGAAATCGTTGGCTTGCTGGGCCGTTCTGGCTCGGGCAAATCCACTTTGCTGCGCATCATCGCCGGGCTGATTGAGCCGACCGACGGCGAAGTCACGTATATGGGCGAGCCGATTGATGGCCCGGCCAAAGGCGTGGCGATGGTGTTTCAAACCTTCGCGCTGTTTCCGTGGCTCACGGTGCTGCAAAACGTTGAGGCTGGGTTGGAGGCGCAAGGCGTGGGAGCACGGGCGCGGCGCGAACGCGCGCTGGCGGCGATCGACCTGATTGGTCTCGATGGCTTTGAAAATGCTTATCCGCGTGAGCTTTCGGGCGGAATGCGGCAGCGCGTGGGCTTTGCCCGGGCGCTGGTGGTCGATCCGACGTTGCTGCTGATGGATGAGCCGTTTTCCGCGCTGGATGTGTTGACCGCCGAGACGTTGCGGACCGATTTGCTTGATTTGTGGACGCAGGGCCGGATGCCGATTAAATCGGTGCTGATCGTCACGCACAACATTGAAGAAGCGGTGTTTATGTGCGACCGGATCCTGGTGCTGTCGTCCAATCCGGGGCGCGTCATTGCTGAAATCAAGGTGCCGTTCAAGCATCCGCGCAACCGTCTGGACCCGGCGTTCCGCCGTCTGGTGGACGACATCTACGCGAAGATGACCGCGCGCCAGATTGGCGAAGCGACGCGCAAGGGGCTCGATCTCGGCAGCTGGTTGCCACATGTGTCCACCAACCTGATGGCGGGCCTGATCGAGATGCTGGCTGCCGCGCCTTATCACGGCCGCGCGGATATGCCGGAGATTGCCCGTTCGCTGCACCTCGAAGTGGATGATCTTTTCCCGGTGGCGGAAGTGCTGCAACACCTCGGTTTTGCCGATGTGCGCGAAGGCGATATTTTCCTGACGCCACCGGCCCGGGTGTTCGCGGAGTTCGGCACCCAGGAGCGCAAGCTGATGTTCGCTGAACATTTGCTGCGCCATGTGCCGCTCGCCGCGCGGATCAAGAAAGTGTTGAATGAGCGGCCCGGACATCGCGCGCCACGCGTGCGCTTCGAGCAGGAACTGGAAGACTTTTTGTCGGATAGCGCCGCAGAAGAAACGCTCGACGCCGTGATCAACTGGGGCCGTTACGGCGAGATTTTTTCGTACAACGACCAGACTGAAATTTTCAGCCTGGAAGATGTCGAAACTTGA